Proteins found in one Mangifera indica cultivar Alphonso chromosome 15, CATAS_Mindica_2.1, whole genome shotgun sequence genomic segment:
- the LOC123197544 gene encoding LOB domain-containing protein 27-like — translation MTKIGGTKHACAACKYQRRKCAPDCPFARYFPADQPKVFLNAHRLFRLSNIASILNKVDSDKKDEAMRTIIFESTIRAKYPVHGCWGIIGKLQHHIQSAMNELQLVRATLARYKECDHFQVPSSTSLSEISTALSHALNRGQTDMYAETGEILMKQNGLKVEENFIYNDAKEFPITIPELQIPEDYDYPFDTNGFININPCTESSSLESEDANKELLVQRIKDENSCI, via the exons ATGACCAAAATTGGAGGCACAAAACATGCTTGTGCTGCATGTAAATATCAAAGGAGAAAATGTGCCCCTGACTGCCCTTTTGCTCGCTACTTCCCGGCTGATCAGCCCAAGGTGTTTCTGAATGCTCACCGCCTTTTCAGGCTGTCGAATATTGCGAGTATCTTGAACAAGGTTGATAGTGATAAAAAGGATGAAGCTATGAGAACCATTATTTTTGAGTCCACCATTCGTGCAAAGTATCCGGTTCATGGATGTTGGGGGATTATTGGTAAACTCCAGCATCATATACAAAGCGCCATGAATGAGCTTCAGTTGGTGAGGGCAACGCTGGCGAGATACAAAGAGTGTGACCATTTTCAAGTACCTTCTTCAACATCACTTTCTGAAATAAGCACAGCTTTGAGTCATGCCCTTAATAGAGGGCAAACTGATATGTATGCAGAAACTGGTGAAATTTTGATGAAGCAAAATGGTTTGAAggttgaagaaaattttatttataatgatgcTAAAGAATTTCCCATTACAATTCCAGAATTACAAATTCCTGAGGATTATGACTACCCCTTTGATACAAATGGGTTCATTAATATCAATCCATGTACAGAATCTTCAAG TTTGGAATCAGAGGATGCTAATAAGGAGCTCTTAGTCCAAAGAATAAAGGACGAGAATTCATGTAtatag